A region from the Halanaeroarchaeum sulfurireducens genome encodes:
- a CDS encoding uracil-DNA glycosylase family protein, translated as MDETTARDLLSLIDQPSQRELQALQESAIDDIESVLSQAGFPVQAEVCRRLSYTFYYDWETDDPDYVLLVQDPGNLHERHLSELRPHNPLAGDCAARDQIGVYRAFGQSWLTGRNADFTERFFETLANHDLISLPNGWHQYVASGQFYHDFYLGDVVKYRVDGFGTREERVSYHALLERELQALDPEVVFSFGGNAWPALRRHTSPEPVVETDADPASVMDIHGTLHRISDPVDTYVLPLAHMSGQVWWRFPPDEYIARLSTALQVLQQHR; from the coding sequence ATGGACGAGACGACGGCTCGCGATCTTCTTTCTCTGATTGACCAACCATCGCAGCGCGAGTTACAAGCGTTACAGGAGTCAGCCATCGACGATATCGAGTCGGTTCTGTCACAGGCAGGCTTCCCCGTTCAAGCAGAGGTTTGCAGGCGTCTCTCGTACACGTTCTACTACGACTGGGAAACTGACGATCCGGATTACGTGTTGCTGGTACAAGATCCGGGGAACCTCCACGAGCGACACCTCTCGGAACTGCGGCCCCACAATCCGCTTGCAGGCGACTGTGCTGCCCGCGATCAGATTGGTGTCTACCGGGCGTTCGGACAGAGCTGGTTGACTGGCCGCAACGCCGATTTCACCGAACGATTCTTCGAGACGCTTGCGAACCACGATCTCATCTCGCTCCCCAATGGCTGGCACCAGTACGTCGCCTCTGGGCAGTTCTACCACGACTTCTACCTCGGTGATGTAGTGAAATACCGTGTCGACGGGTTTGGAACGAGGGAGGAACGTGTATCGTATCACGCGCTGCTCGAGCGAGAACTCCAAGCGCTCGATCCGGAGGTGGTGTTCTCCTTTGGCGGCAACGCGTGGCCGGCACTTCGCCGGCACACGTCACCGGAGCCCGTTGTAGAGACGGATGCTGATCCAGCTAGTGTGATGGACATTCACGGAACGCTGCATCGGATCAGCGATCCCGTCGATACCTACGTGCTTCCCTTAGCGCATATGAGTGGGCAAGTCTGGTGGCGGTTCCCGCCCGACGAGTACATCGCCCGGCTCAGTACCGCACTCCAGGTCCTCCAGCAGCATAGATAG